The following coding sequences lie in one Apium graveolens cultivar Ventura chromosome 3, ASM990537v1, whole genome shotgun sequence genomic window:
- the LOC141711024 gene encoding uncharacterized protein LOC141711024 — protein sequence MIRIGFEKFFWSIDIKWKSGYVLFGDYWLRFVKAALIEVGDTIVFWQTENDCSYGVCVYHRASIYPELYVSGISELPLHFRFLKFVTESAIMNRELELPHVFVKIFGITIRSVVNILVEGTTALYFTFSFSDSKIFGLKEQFKKLQVQKDYIIMFNYLGNSTFSISLYDMYHTNCGQNMRGIFSSELFVGKNSEVQSNNEQISIPENRNMVIEGLVLRSEDSNDSEEYGSATQIEETNKAVGDPPEGVVVHNEEILEFHVVLKKSHIDQQCHEAYLGPNLRKVARKWKKRVRTTLLYGDSRTSVEVLKRGKKCRFGIGWDAFIINNKLEINQHLVFKLMGKLNFTVTLIRA from the exons ATGATAAGAATTGGATTTGAAAAGTTTTTCTGGAGTATTGATATAAAATGGAAATCTGGCTATGTCCTTTTTGGTGATTATTGGCTCCGATTTGTGAAAGCGGCATTAATCGAAGTTGGGGATACTATAGTATTCTGGCAGACGGAAAATGATTGCAGCTATGGGGTTTGTGTATATCACAGAGCAAGTATTTACCCAGAACTTTATGTATCAG GTATTTCAGAATTGCCTTTGCACTTCAGATTCCTAAAGTTTGTAACTGAATCAGCCATTATGAATAGAGAACTT GAACTTCCACATGTGTTTGTGAAGATATTTGGGATAACTATTAGGAGTGTGGTTAATATACTAGTCGAGGGAACTACCGCATTATATTtcacattttcattttctgatagTAAAATTTTTGGTTTGAAAGAACAATTCAAGAAGTTGCAAGTGCAGAAGGATTACATTATTATGTTCAATTATTTGGGGAATTCCACTTTCTCAATATCTTTGTATGACATGTACCATACTAATTGCGGACAAAATATGAGGGGAATTTTCAGTTCTGAGTTGTTTGTGGGCAAAAATAGTGAAGTACAAAGCAACAATGAGCAAATTTCAATTCCAGAAAATAGGAATATGGTTATTGAAG GTTTAGTATTGAGAAGTGAAGACAGTAATGATTCAGAAG AATATGGCTCGGCTACTCAAATTGAAGAGACTAATAAGGCTGTTGGAGATCCCCCAG AAGGAGTAGTAGTTCATAACGAAGAAATCTTGGAGTTTCACGTTGTTCTTAAGAAATCACATATTGATCAGCAATGTCATGAGGCG TATTTAGGACCTAACTTACGGAAGGTAGCGAGGAAGTGGAAAAAGAGGGTGAGAACCACATTGTTATATGGAGATAGTCGTACTTCTGTCGAGGTGCTGAAAAGAGGAAAAAAATGCAGATTTGGAATTGGTTGGGATGCATTCATAATTAACAACAAATTGGAAATAAATCAACATCTCGTCTTCAAACTTATGGGTAAATTAAATTTC